TCCATTTTTAGAAACCTCCGCTTTATCATCGACCAATGTTGAACAAGCTTTTTACACTATGGCAAGACAAATCAAAGCCCAAATGACAAACAATGCCAATGCCGGAAATGCTGCCAATGCCAAGGGCAAATCTAATGTGAATTTGAGAGGTGAATCTTTGACTTCTAACCAATCGAATTCCTGTTGTTAAAAGCAAAGTGGAGAAGGTGTCTCTTTGTGAGTGTGTGAAAGGaaaagatgatgaaatatCAGGGGAAGATTAGTTgaataattctttatcccttatatataatatatatatacatgtTGTTTTAAATAGGTAATGTTCTTATTTCTAGAGGAGTAAGatgtatttttttattctttgtttttttgttttttggtAGTTCATTTGTTTGGATTTCACTATAAAATACTACTTAACTGTTGTCTGCATGGGTGTTCCTATTGTTGTAGCTACAGGCCAGCGACTCTAACGAACAACGTAAACGTAGTATTGGACATACAAAACGTCGTCTTCATCTCTACCGAATCTTCCTCTAGCAAAGAAGTTTTCCTTCAAAACCCATTTGTATTTGTCTTCAACTTTATCATCGAAATAGAAAGTTGGGTTACAGGTAACATAACTATCTTCAATTGCAGCTTCTTTGGTTTTCTTTGTGAAAACAGAGACAGAAGTTTCATCCAATTGGACTTTACCTGGGTAGTAGATGAAAACACCGCTGCCATTAGCTGTCTTCCCGTATAATTTGCAATCTAATGATGCAGTTGAAACGGAATTTTTAATGTTCAAATCGTCAGTACCATAAATTGAATGGATGTCCAATTCGAGACCCAACTTGTTTGGAACAGTTTTAACTTCACCGTTAGCAATTGTAGCCAAGTTCAATGTTTTGTCACTTTCATTGTTGACATAAATGGATGCTGGATCAGATGCCAATTTAAGATTGAAAGTGAAAACTGGAATGAGTTCAGGAGCTTTTGGAACTTCTGGGACGGCTAATTTGAGTGCGGACATGGctaatttaaatcaattgaattagaaagataaacttgat
This genomic stretch from Candida albicans SC5314 chromosome 1, complete sequence harbors:
- a CDS encoding uncharacterized protein (Protein of unknown function; present in exponential and stationary phase yeast; identified in extracts from biofilm and planktonic cells; flow model biofilm induced gene; GlcNAc-induced protein); protein product: MSALKLAVPEVPKAPELIPVFTFNLKLASDPASIYVNNESDKTLNLATIANGEVKTVPNKLGLELDIHSIYGTDDLNIKNSVSTASLDCKLYGKTANGSGVFIYYPGKVQLDETSVSVFTKKTKEAAIEDSYVTCNPTFYFDDKVEDKYKWVLKENFFARGRFGRDEDDVLYVQYYVYVVR